Proteins found in one Labrus bergylta chromosome 8, fLabBer1.1, whole genome shotgun sequence genomic segment:
- the rab13 gene encoding ras-related protein Rab-13 codes for MAKKYDFLFKLLLIGDSGVGKTCLIIRFAEDNFNSTYISTIGIDFKVKTIEVDGKKVKLQVWDTAGQERFKTITTAYYRGAMGIILVYDITDEKSYENIQNWMKSIKENASAGVSQMLLGNKCDIEAKRKVSKETGEKLAKDHGIRFFETSAKSSINVDESFLSLARDILQKSSKKPGPTGREVKITSSTEKKTSKCLIL; via the exons ATGGCGAAAAAGTACGATTTCCTTTTCAAATTGTTGCTCATCGGAGACAGCGGAGTGGGCAAAACATGCCTGATTATTCGCTTCGCGGAGGACAACTTCAATTCTACATATATTTCCACCATTG GCATTGACTTTAAAGTGAAAACCATTGAAGTGGATGGGAAGAAAGTGAAACTACAAGTCTG GGACACAGCAGGCCAGGAGAGGTTCAAGACCATTACGACAGCTTACTACAGAGGAGCCATG GGCATCATCCTGGTCTATGACATCACAGACGAGAAGTCCTATGAAAACATCCAGAACTGGATGAAGAGCATCAAAGAG AATGCATCAGCTGGGGTCAGTCAAATGTTACTAGGTAATAAGTGTGACATTGAGGCCAAGCGGAAGGTTTCCAAGGAGACAGGAGAAAAG TTGGCTAAGGATCACGGCATCAGGTTCTTTGAGACGAGCGCAAAGTCCAGCATTAACGTGGATGAG tcttttctgtctttggcaCGAGACATACTACAGAAATCCAGCAAGAAACCA GGCCCAACAGGTCGAGAGGTGAAAATCACAAGCAGTACAGAGAAAAAAACCTCCAAATGTCTTATTCTCTAG
- the fam189b gene encoding protein ENTREP3: MPSPSDSSSVASASGSRGWSDSRRGMSGRGPGGARLLLYLGLCHLGLGGMVLAFSFTSIAFTSSARVRQSCPFWAGFFVVASGIVGIISWRRPLTLVVSLFMLLSAVCVILSLAGSMLSCQNAQMVKSLLTCQVDNGHCVCCPPSHSCSITEEETLVLYLNANCHGIRKQLKDLLFSACGLSILSTIICTLSTVTCSIHIFSLDLVHLLAPHRSRSVNPECTTPQDAFLTNIMDFEEFVPPIPPPPYYPPEYTCSSETDAQSITYNGSMESPVPLYPTDCPPPYEAVMGQRAASQATMYDAHGTELSGERGTSTAFSGEVSMDSGSLLMSEIVDIPDDSSPSEDSCLMEVGLRNQGERGTRSAGEGGDGGESSEYISFRGPPSQTPESPLAGGPRARRFVRGERSNSCSSPSTATTTYRSPVLHRQAMLASSCSQLEAIGNSTSQQHSSVTDTRDQSSFPSRQGAAPTSSAPPISPSAALEQIAGQGNRPQFLGQLLNLRRRAGKSEKDGEGLRRDSEGLLRLVRSHSEPGFGSSTDTVDFGSGGSKASTDTGPSSEACLLPRTSLPPAAALPRKGSMKSAAATGVQVPSKQPPTSPLRLPKECNRSLGDLKVTRVLMARLLQRSRRNLSPSSEHAGNTGQGQKKRSGAEGAATNHLPLEQVLRTTWSTSRGHPTHHSHRRGHHHSHSDSRHNRQYSGRAPEGIHLRSCGDLSSSSSLSLRRLVTPHPPHGSSGALYFESVL, from the exons ATGCCTTCACCATCCGACTCCAGTAGCGTGGCTTCAGCCTCAGGGTCTCGAGGATGGTCAGACAGCCGCAGGGGCATGTCTGGTCGGGGGCCTGGTGGGGCTCGCCTGCTCCTGTACCTGGGGCTTTGCCACCTGGGCCTGGGGGGCATGGTCCTGGCCTTCTCTTTTACCAGCATAGCCTTCACCTCCTCAGCCCGTGTTAGGCAGTCCTGTCCGTTCTGGGCTGGATTCTTT GTGGTGGCGTCAGGGATAGTTGGAATCATCTCATGGAGGAGACCTCTTACACTGGTG GTGTCTCTGTTCATGCTgctgtctgcagtgtgtgtgatcCTCAGTCTGGCAGGCTCTATGCTCTCCTGTCAGAACGCACAGATGGTCAAGTCCTTGCTCACCTGCCAG GTGGACAATGgtcattgtgtttgttgtccaccctcacactcctgctCCATCACAGAAGAGGAGACCTTGGTCCTCTATCTGAACGCTAACTGTCACGGCATCAGAAAGCAGCTAAAG GACCTTTTGTTCAGTGCATGTGGTCTCAGCATTCTCTCCACCATCATCTGTACTCTGTCCACTGTGACCTGCAGTATTCACATATTCTCTCTGGACCTTGTGCACCTG CTGGCCCCACATCGCTCTCGCTCAGTCAACCCAGAATGCACCACTCCCCAGGACGCCTTTCTGACCAACATCATGGACTTTGAGGAGTTTGTACCACCCATCCCTCCGCCCCCATATTATCCTCCTGAGTACACCTGCAGCTCTGAAACAGACGCTCAGAG CATCACCTATAATGGCTCCATGGAGAGTCCTGTCCCTCTCTACCCCACTGACTGCCCGCCTCCTTATGAAGCTGTGATGGGACAAAGAGCTGCGAGCCAG GCAACAATGTATGATGCCCACGGCACTGAGCTGTCTGGAGAGAGAGGAACTTCTACTGCCTTCAGTGGAGAAG tttCCATGGACAGTGGCTCTCTTTTGATGTCAGAGATTGTGGACATACCTGATGATTCGTCCCCGTCTGAGGACTCCTGTCTGATGGAGGTTGGTCTGAGGAACCAGGGGGAGAGGGGAACCAGGAGTGCGGGTGAGgggggagatggaggagagagcagTGAGTACATCAGCTTTCGAGGCCCGCCATCTCAAACACCCGAGAGTCCACTGGCTGGAGGGCCGAGAGCCAGGCGCTTCGTCAGAGGGGAGAGGTCCAATTCCTGCTCTTCCCCCAGCACTGCGACCACCACATACAG GTCTCCAGTTCTACATCGCCAGGCCATGCTAGCTAGTAGCTGTTCCCAGCTGGAAGCTATAGGAAACTCCACCTCTCAACAGCATTCCTCTGTCACAGACACACGCGACCAATCCTCCTTTCCTTCACGCCAAGGAGCTGCACCgacctcctctgctcctcccaTTTCCCCTTCCGCTGCCCTTGAGCAAATTGCTGGTCAGGGTAACAGGCCACAGTTCCTGGGCCAACTGTTGAACCTCCGACGAAGGGCTGGGAAAAGTGAAAAGGATGGAGAAGGTTTAAGGAGGGATAGCGAGGGGCTCCTACGTCTGGTGAGGTCACACAGTGAGCCAGGCTTTGGCTCCTCCACTGATACAG TTGACTTTGGCTCTGGAGGAAGCAAAGCATCTACAGACACAG GTCCGTCCTCTGAGGCATGTTTGTTGCCGCGCACCTCTTtgcctcctgcagcagctttgCCAAGGAAAGGCAGCATGaaatcagcagcagccaccggGGTACAGGTTCCCTCCAAACAGCCACCCACCTCACCTCTGCGTTTACCTAAAGAATGCAACCGTTCTCTTGGAGACCTTAAG GTGACTCGAGTTTTGATGGCTCGCCTCCTGCAGCGCTCCAGACGCAACCTCTCGCCCTCCTCTGAGCATGCTGGGAACACAGGGCAGGGGCAGAAAAAGAGGTCTGGAGCTGAGGGTGCTGCCACCAACCATCTGCCTTTGGAACAA GTTTTGCGGACCACTTGGAGCACCAGCCGAGGACACCCCACCCACCACTCTCATCGCCGTGGACACCACCATTCCCACAGTGACAGTCGCCACAACCGACAATACAGCGGCCGGGCTCCAGAGGGGATCCACCTGCGCAGCTGTGGGGAtttaagctcctcctcctctttgtcgcTACGTAGATTGGTGACACCTCATCCTCCGCATGGGTCATCAGGAGCTCTCTACTTTGAGTCCGTgctctga